A window of Mucilaginibacter sp. PAMC 26640 contains these coding sequences:
- a CDS encoding acetyltransferase — MTIQDFDIQVATAQHADFAPMICDEMAESAKARGTGIAQRSPEYVANKMLEGKAVIALHKDGTWAGFCYIETWSHGDFVANSGLIVNPLYRKVGLAKAIKHEIFQLSRRKYPEAKLFGLTTGLAVMKINSEIGYEPVTYSELTQDEEFWKGCRSCVNFDILTAKGRKNCMCTAMLFDPAEVQKQYEEKMKKITHKATLLERIEAAIKKRLDHVMSFEFN, encoded by the coding sequence ATGACCATACAAGATTTTGACATACAGGTAGCCACTGCACAACATGCAGACTTTGCCCCTATGATCTGCGATGAAATGGCAGAATCGGCCAAAGCCCGCGGTACAGGCATTGCGCAACGCTCGCCGGAGTATGTAGCCAATAAAATGCTGGAAGGCAAAGCGGTGATCGCTTTGCATAAAGACGGCACCTGGGCGGGTTTCTGCTACATTGAAACCTGGAGCCACGGCGACTTTGTTGCTAATTCCGGCCTTATCGTTAACCCATTATACCGCAAGGTAGGTTTAGCCAAAGCAATCAAACACGAGATTTTCCAATTATCGCGCAGAAAATATCCCGAGGCAAAACTGTTTGGCTTAACCACCGGCCTTGCGGTAATGAAAATCAACTCGGAGATAGGCTATGAACCGGTAACATATTCTGAACTTACCCAGGACGAGGAATTCTGGAAAGGCTGCAGAAGCTGCGTAAACTTTGATATCCTGACCGCCAAGGGACGTAAAAACTGTATGTGCACCGCCATGTTATTCGATCCGGCCGAAGTGCAGAAACAGTACGAAGAGAAAATGAAAAAGATAACGCATAAGGCAACCCTTTTAGAACGCATCGAAGCGGCAATTAAAAAACGCCTTGATCACGTCATGTCATTCGAGTTTAATTAA
- a CDS encoding argininosuccinate synthase produces the protein MDKKKVVLAYSGGLDTSFCCIYLTRDLGYEVHSVIVNTGGFSQEELKGVEERAYQMGVTSHHVVDETENFYNTCVRYLIYGNVLKNNTYPLSVSAERVSQATAIANYAKEIGAEYVAHGSTGAGNDQVRFDMIFNILVPHVQIITPIRDLKLSREAEIEYLKKHGVEMNFEKAKYSINKGIWGTSVGGKETLTSNLGLPEEAWPTQVTETGTRDLTLTFREGELVAIDDERFEHPANAIQALQAIAQPYGVGRDIHVGDTIIGIKGRVGFEAAAPMVIIKAHHTLEKHVLTKWQLSWKDQLSMFYGNWLHEGQFHDPIMRNIEAFLTDTQKKVSGKVFVQLNPYRFQVVGIESEHDLMSNKFGSYGEMNNAWSGDDVKGFSKIFGNQVMIYHKVNGTEAP, from the coding sequence ATGGATAAAAAGAAAGTAGTACTTGCATACAGCGGTGGATTAGACACCTCATTTTGCTGCATTTATTTAACCCGCGACTTGGGTTACGAAGTTCACTCGGTTATTGTAAACACGGGCGGTTTTAGCCAGGAAGAACTTAAAGGCGTTGAAGAACGCGCTTACCAAATGGGTGTAACCAGCCACCACGTGGTTGATGAAACTGAAAACTTTTACAATACCTGTGTACGCTATCTTATTTATGGTAACGTATTGAAGAACAACACTTACCCATTATCGGTTAGTGCCGAGCGTGTGAGCCAGGCAACCGCCATAGCCAACTACGCCAAAGAAATTGGTGCCGAATACGTTGCACATGGCAGTACCGGTGCCGGTAACGACCAGGTGCGTTTCGATATGATCTTCAACATTCTTGTACCGCATGTACAGATCATCACCCCTATCCGCGATTTGAAGCTGAGCCGAGAGGCAGAGATCGAATACCTGAAGAAGCACGGCGTTGAGATGAACTTCGAGAAAGCCAAGTATTCTATTAACAAAGGTATTTGGGGAACATCTGTAGGTGGTAAGGAAACGTTGACATCCAACCTTGGTTTACCTGAAGAAGCCTGGCCTACACAAGTTACGGAAACAGGAACCCGCGACTTAACCCTTACTTTTAGAGAAGGCGAATTAGTGGCTATTGACGATGAGCGATTTGAACATCCGGCCAATGCGATCCAGGCATTGCAGGCTATTGCACAGCCATACGGTGTTGGCAGGGACATTCACGTAGGTGACACCATCATCGGCATTAAAGGCCGCGTTGGGTTTGAAGCAGCCGCACCAATGGTGATCATCAAAGCACACCATACCCTAGAAAAACACGTACTTACCAAATGGCAGTTATCTTGGAAAGATCAATTATCCATGTTCTACGGTAACTGGCTGCACGAAGGGCAGTTTCACGATCCTATCATGCGGAATATAGAGGCATTCCTCACGGATACGCAGAAAAAAGTAAGCGGTAAAGTGTTTGTACAGTTAAACCCATACCGTTTCCAGGTAGTGGGGATCGAGTCTGAACACGATTTGATGTCGAACAAATTTGGCAGCTACGGTGAGATGAACAACGCCTGGAGCGGTGACGATGTGAAGGGATTCAGCAAGATATTTGGTAACCAGGTGATGATCTACCATAAAGTAAACGGCACCGAAGCCCCCTAA
- a CDS encoding cupin, with translation MSHYRWGDDCYGWNYVDTDALSIKQELMPPDTAEASHFHEHASQFFFILKGRATFSIDGETCVLKPEQGIAIKPGQKHFIANKESTDLEFILYSTPSTKNDRVNV, from the coding sequence CTGAGCCACTACCGCTGGGGCGACGATTGCTATGGCTGGAATTATGTAGACACAGATGCTTTATCCATCAAACAGGAACTGATGCCACCGGATACTGCAGAGGCTTCACATTTCCATGAACACGCGTCACAATTCTTTTTCATATTAAAGGGCCGGGCAACTTTTAGCATCGACGGCGAAACCTGTGTTTTAAAACCAGAACAGGGCATAGCAATAAAGCCCGGTCAGAAACATTTTATTGCCAATAAAGAAAGCACAGATCTGGAGTTTATATTATACTCAACACCATCAACCAAAAATGATCGGGTTAATGTATAG
- a CDS encoding N-acetyl-gamma-glutamyl-phosphate reductase: MLRILVNHPDVNIIFVHSTSSAGKHVYEVHTDLFGDTDLQFASELAYNIDVLFLCVGHGDAKKFLEENAIPDNIKVIDLSQDFRLNQSARLKNKNFIYGLPELNREAIKTAYNIANPGCFATCLQLGLLPLAAKGLLKHEVHITATTGSTGAGQSLSPTSHFTWRNDNLSVYKVFNHQHLNEINQSLNQAAVSFTPPSGGWGAINFVPYRGDFTRGIIASIYTESDLSEAEALALYKEYYAAHPFTHVTNRDIDLKQIVNTNKCFIQVKKFDSKIFIISIMDNLLKGASGQAVQNMNLMFGLDERAGLRLKAIAF; encoded by the coding sequence ATGCTGCGAATCCTCGTCAATCATCCTGATGTTAATATCATATTTGTACACAGCACCAGCAGCGCCGGTAAACATGTGTACGAAGTACATACTGACCTATTTGGTGATACTGATCTGCAATTTGCATCGGAACTTGCGTACAATATCGACGTACTATTTCTTTGTGTGGGGCATGGAGACGCGAAGAAATTTTTAGAAGAAAATGCAATTCCCGATAATATTAAAGTGATAGATCTGAGCCAGGATTTTAGATTAAATCAAAGTGCCCGGCTAAAAAATAAAAACTTTATTTATGGTTTACCTGAACTAAACCGGGAAGCTATCAAAACAGCTTATAACATTGCTAACCCGGGTTGCTTTGCTACCTGCTTGCAATTGGGCCTGTTGCCGCTGGCTGCAAAAGGTTTGCTAAAACACGAAGTCCATATCACGGCCACAACAGGATCTACAGGAGCCGGACAAAGCTTATCACCTACCTCACACTTCACCTGGAGGAATGATAACCTGTCTGTTTACAAGGTTTTTAACCATCAGCATTTAAATGAAATCAACCAGTCGCTTAACCAGGCGGCAGTTTCATTTACTCCCCCTTCAGGGGGCTGGGGGGCCATTAACTTTGTACCTTACCGCGGTGATTTTACAAGAGGTATCATTGCCTCTATCTATACCGAGAGCGATCTTTCTGAAGCGGAAGCGCTTGCATTGTATAAGGAATATTATGCTGCGCATCCATTTACGCATGTTACTAATCGGGACATCGACTTAAAGCAAATTGTAAACACCAATAAGTGTTTTATACAGGTTAAGAAATTTGATAGTAAAATCTTTATTATCAGTATTATGGATAATTTACTTAAAGGCGCCAGCGGCCAGGCAGTTCAAAACATGAACCTTATGTTTGGTTTGGATGAGCGCGCAGGATTGAGGCTAAAAGCAATAGCGTTTTAG
- a CDS encoding acetylornithine aminotransferase, with protein sequence MNLFDVYPINPINIVKGEGSLVYDDKGTEYLDLYGGHAVISIGHTHPHYVKRLEDQLHQIGFYSNSIEIPLQTELADKLGKVSGKEDYQLFLCNSGAEANENALKLASFYNGKKKVIAFRRAFHGRTSLAVAVTDNPKIVAPVNETDNVIFLPWNDEAALEAAFEANEISSVIIEGIQGVGGIQVAPIPFLQQIRSLCDVHNAVFIADSVQCGYGRTGKFFSHDFAGIDADIYSMAKGMGNGFPVGGIIISPKIKPWYGELGTTFGGNHLACAAALAVLETIEQDNLMENADEVGGYLINELKKFDKVTEVRGRGLMIGIELPEDLANVKKDLLFKHQIFTGEAKPNVVRLLPALNLTKTYADRFLQAFDTILKNT encoded by the coding sequence ATGAACTTATTCGACGTATATCCAATCAATCCTATCAACATCGTAAAAGGCGAAGGCAGCCTTGTTTATGATGATAAAGGTACCGAGTATTTAGACCTATACGGTGGCCACGCCGTTATTTCTATAGGGCACACCCATCCGCATTATGTAAAACGCTTGGAAGACCAATTGCACCAGATCGGGTTTTATTCCAACTCTATTGAAATTCCATTACAAACCGAACTAGCCGACAAATTGGGCAAAGTCTCTGGCAAAGAAGATTACCAGCTGTTCCTTTGTAACTCGGGTGCCGAGGCTAACGAAAATGCGTTAAAACTGGCGTCATTTTACAACGGTAAAAAGAAAGTGATCGCATTTAGGAGAGCCTTTCATGGTCGTACTTCTCTGGCAGTAGCCGTTACCGATAACCCGAAAATTGTTGCCCCGGTAAACGAAACGGATAATGTAATCTTCCTTCCCTGGAATGATGAGGCTGCTTTGGAAGCCGCTTTCGAAGCAAACGAGATCTCCTCAGTGATCATCGAGGGAATCCAGGGGGTTGGCGGTATCCAGGTAGCTCCAATCCCTTTCCTCCAACAGATCCGGTCATTATGCGATGTACACAATGCTGTTTTTATTGCGGACAGCGTACAGTGCGGATACGGGCGGACAGGAAAGTTCTTCTCGCACGATTTTGCCGGCATCGATGCGGATATCTATTCTATGGCTAAAGGTATGGGTAACGGCTTTCCAGTGGGTGGCATCATCATTTCGCCTAAAATTAAGCCCTGGTATGGCGAACTGGGGACCACCTTTGGGGGTAACCATTTAGCCTGCGCCGCAGCCCTCGCAGTTTTAGAAACTATTGAGCAGGACAACCTGATGGAAAATGCTGACGAAGTAGGCGGATACCTGATCAACGAATTGAAAAAATTTGATAAAGTTACTGAAGTTAGGGGGCGTGGTTTGATGATCGGTATCGAGCTGCCAGAAGACTTAGCCAACGTTAAAAAAGACTTGTTATTCAAGCACCAGATCTTTACCGGAGAGGCTAAACCTAACGTAGTAAGGTTATTACCTGCTCTTAACTTAACTAAAACTTATGCAGACAGATTTCTGCAGGCATTTGACACGATACTGAAAAACACTTAA
- a CDS encoding acetylornithine carbamoyltransferase produces MKLFTSVNDVKDVPALVAEALQLKQNPFAHKHLGENKTLCLVFLNPSLRTRISTQKAGANLGMIVIVLNIDKEGWALELQDGVIMNGTTVEHIREAAGVMGEYADIIGVRSFPGLKNRDEDYSETIFNKFVEFCKVPVVSLESATRHPLQSLADLVTIDELKANARPKVVLTWAPHIKPLPQAVPNSFAEWMCQADVDFTIAHPAGYELSEEFTNGATITHDQEDALKDADFIYVKNWSAYEPYGKVLPGNEDWMITLEKLTDAPNAKVMHCLPVRRDLELSSEILDSSRSVVLHEAGNRVWAAQAVLKQMLEALES; encoded by the coding sequence ATGAAACTTTTTACTTCTGTTAATGATGTTAAGGATGTGCCGGCGCTGGTTGCCGAAGCATTGCAGCTTAAGCAAAACCCTTTTGCACACAAGCACCTGGGCGAAAATAAAACGCTGTGCCTCGTTTTTCTTAACCCGAGCTTACGTACCCGGATCAGTACGCAAAAAGCTGGTGCGAACCTGGGCATGATCGTGATCGTTTTAAATATCGATAAAGAAGGCTGGGCGCTGGAATTGCAGGATGGTGTGATCATGAACGGCACCACCGTAGAACACATCCGCGAAGCCGCCGGCGTTATGGGCGAATATGCCGACATCATCGGTGTGCGCTCTTTTCCCGGGTTGAAGAACCGCGATGAAGATTACAGCGAAACTATCTTTAACAAGTTTGTGGAGTTTTGTAAAGTGCCTGTGGTAAGCCTGGAATCGGCTACGCGACATCCTTTACAAAGCCTTGCCGACCTGGTAACCATTGACGAATTAAAAGCAAATGCCCGCCCTAAAGTAGTATTAACCTGGGCGCCGCATATCAAACCTCTCCCGCAGGCTGTGCCTAATTCATTTGCCGAATGGATGTGCCAGGCCGATGTTGACTTTACGATCGCTCACCCTGCCGGATACGAGCTCTCTGAAGAGTTTACGAATGGCGCAACGATCACGCACGATCAGGAAGACGCATTGAAAGATGCCGACTTTATCTACGTAAAGAACTGGTCGGCTTATGAGCCTTATGGTAAAGTGCTGCCGGGCAATGAGGACTGGATGATAACGCTGGAGAAACTAACAGATGCGCCAAATGCTAAAGTGATGCATTGCTTACCGGTAAGGCGCGACCTGGAATTATCATCGGAGATCCTGGACAGCAGCCGCTCTGTTGTGCTGCATGAGGCAGGTAACCGTGTTTGGGCTGCACAAGCCGTGTTAAAGCAAATGCTGGAAGCTTTGGAGTCTTGA
- a CDS encoding transcriptional regulator, whose translation MYTPPFNIFGNDQEVIHFMQKYSFATIVTNLNGVPEATHLPFIVEQRGKQLFLISHFAKANPQVSAVFRDTSLVIFSEPHAYISPFNYEKELNVPTWNYLAVHAYGKATLIDNKIEVGKLLEKTISFYEADYLKQWAKLPEDYKLKMINGIVAFEILVDDLQSKKKLSQNRSETERQNIIESFSGSSDQNEQEIRDYMKRL comes from the coding sequence TTGTACACGCCACCTTTCAATATATTCGGTAACGATCAAGAAGTTATCCACTTCATGCAAAAGTATAGCTTTGCTACTATTGTTACCAATTTGAATGGTGTACCAGAGGCAACCCACCTGCCATTTATCGTAGAGCAACGCGGTAAACAGTTGTTTTTGATCTCGCACTTTGCCAAGGCTAATCCGCAGGTTAGTGCAGTTTTCCGCGATACATCCCTGGTGATCTTCAGCGAACCACACGCATACATCTCTCCATTTAATTACGAAAAAGAGCTTAACGTACCTACATGGAATTATCTGGCTGTACACGCCTATGGTAAAGCAACTTTGATTGATAATAAAATAGAAGTAGGGAAACTGCTAGAGAAAACGATTAGCTTTTACGAAGCAGACTACTTGAAGCAATGGGCAAAACTTCCTGAAGACTATAAGCTTAAGATGATAAACGGAATTGTAGCTTTCGAAATTTTGGTGGATGACCTCCAAAGCAAAAAGAAGCTCAGCCAAAACCGAAGCGAAACCGAGCGGCAGAATATTATCGAATCATTTAGCGGCTCCTCAGATCAAAATGAACAGGAAATTAGGGATTATATGAAAAGACTTTAA
- a CDS encoding sodium:proton antiporter — protein sequence MHMFLIIALLVIVSALYSYINARFLKLPGTIGIMALAVVGSIVTVVIDSLNPTIAGYLTVLAKNINFSTLVLNIMLGFLLFASAFNLNVRKLKKEMRPILILSTLGVILSTAIFGTLLYYITGFIDIKIPYVYCLLFGALVSPTDPVAVGAIIRGSKLPSNLSTIISGESLFNDGIGLVLFITLLEITRSGAANIDFTKAAILFVQEVFGGIALGAVTGFLAYRLMLSIKDFQTIVLVSLALVMINSVVAEMLELSIPLSVVTAGLLAGGRSINMDTKEHSHEALENFWSLIDEMLNTMLIVMIGLQMVNLPYIKNYWITGVIGIAVILIARWLSITLPLTFLRRSLNVSYSNVNILTWAGIRGGITIALALALPASPYRHFILSGSYFIVIFSIIVQGLTLNKVINAFYKS from the coding sequence ATGCACATGTTTCTTATTATAGCGTTATTGGTCATTGTGAGTGCTTTGTACTCTTATATCAATGCGCGTTTCTTAAAACTACCGGGCACTATCGGCATAATGGCGCTTGCGGTGGTCGGTTCAATCGTTACCGTAGTAATAGATTCCCTGAACCCGACCATTGCAGGATATCTCACGGTACTGGCCAAAAACATTAATTTTTCTACGCTGGTTTTAAACATCATGTTGGGTTTTTTGCTTTTTGCGAGTGCGTTCAACCTCAATGTGCGCAAGCTTAAAAAAGAAATGCGGCCCATTTTGATACTTAGCACACTAGGGGTAATTTTGTCAACAGCTATATTTGGCACACTGCTTTATTATATAACCGGTTTCATAGATATTAAAATACCATACGTTTACTGTTTACTATTTGGCGCTCTTGTATCGCCCACTGACCCCGTGGCCGTGGGCGCTATCATCCGCGGATCTAAGCTGCCCTCAAACCTGTCTACCATTATCTCCGGCGAATCGCTTTTTAATGATGGAATAGGGCTGGTATTGTTTATTACGCTGCTGGAGATCACCCGAAGCGGGGCTGCGAATATTGATTTTACCAAAGCGGCTATTCTTTTTGTACAGGAAGTATTTGGCGGCATTGCTTTGGGCGCCGTTACCGGATTTCTGGCCTACAGGTTGATGTTATCAATCAAAGATTTCCAAACTATTGTTTTGGTTTCCCTGGCGCTGGTCATGATCAACTCCGTGGTTGCAGAAATGCTGGAACTTTCTATTCCTTTATCGGTGGTAACAGCAGGCTTGCTCGCAGGGGGGCGTTCCATCAATATGGATACGAAGGAACATTCCCACGAGGCGCTCGAAAATTTCTGGAGCCTGATTGACGAGATGCTGAATACGATGCTGATCGTTATGATTGGTTTACAAATGGTTAATTTACCGTATATTAAAAACTATTGGATAACAGGTGTTATAGGCATTGCCGTGATATTGATAGCGAGATGGTTAAGCATAACACTTCCGCTTACCTTTCTAAGGCGTTCATTAAATGTGAGTTATAGTAACGTAAATATCCTTACCTGGGCTGGTATAAGAGGTGGGATAACCATTGCATTGGCCCTTGCACTGCCGGCCTCGCCTTACCGGCATTTTATTTTATCAGGTAGTTATTTTATTGTGATATTTTCGATTATCGTACAGGGATTAACGCTGAATAAAGTAATTAATGCGTTTTATAAAAGTTAA
- a CDS encoding NADH dehydrogenase: MDKENKAKPRVLIIGGGFAGVQLAKNLKNAPVDVLLLDKHNYHTFQPLLYQVATGAIEADSIGFPIRRIFSRQKNFTFHLAEVKKIDTEAKVVTANIGDIHYDYLVVATGANTNFFGNKELEHYTLPMKNIAEALNVRSMIIQNLEKALVTDDETERDALLTFVVVGGGPTGVELSGAIAELRKYILCKDYPGLCDKDMKVYLVEGKAEVLAAMSPQASSKAKEFLTEMGVTIYNSVHVESYNGGLLKIDDGKVINTRNVFWAAGVRGETPDGLPPEAIAKGGRIQTDEINRVKGYQNVFAIGDVSSVTTEANPMGFPGVAQVALQQGKQLAKNLISIIQNKPTEPFKYKDLGTMATIGRNKAVADLMHLRFQGFFAWILWMFVHLLSLAGFSNKTIVFFNWAVGYLTRNSDNRLVIHNFDTKTMTIDPVAK, from the coding sequence ATGGATAAAGAAAACAAAGCGAAACCCCGTGTATTGATCATTGGCGGAGGTTTTGCGGGCGTACAGCTTGCTAAGAATTTAAAGAATGCGCCTGTTGATGTTTTACTGCTAGATAAACATAACTACCACACTTTTCAACCATTGCTTTATCAGGTTGCCACAGGAGCTATTGAGGCCGATTCGATTGGTTTTCCTATCCGGCGCATTTTTAGCCGGCAAAAGAACTTTACGTTTCACTTAGCAGAAGTAAAAAAGATCGATACCGAGGCTAAAGTAGTAACCGCCAACATAGGCGATATACATTATGATTATTTGGTGGTAGCTACCGGTGCTAATACCAATTTTTTCGGTAATAAAGAACTCGAGCACTATACTTTGCCGATGAAGAACATTGCCGAGGCACTGAACGTACGCAGCATGATTATTCAAAACCTGGAAAAAGCGCTGGTCACTGATGATGAAACTGAGCGGGATGCACTGCTTACTTTTGTGGTGGTAGGTGGCGGGCCTACAGGTGTTGAACTCTCCGGTGCTATTGCCGAATTAAGAAAATATATTCTTTGCAAAGATTACCCAGGGCTTTGTGATAAAGATATGAAGGTGTACCTGGTAGAAGGTAAGGCCGAGGTCTTGGCTGCCATGTCGCCGCAGGCTTCTTCAAAAGCAAAGGAATTTTTGACGGAGATGGGCGTTACCATTTATAACAGTGTGCATGTGGAAAGTTATAACGGCGGGTTGCTAAAAATTGACGATGGGAAGGTGATTAACACCCGCAACGTTTTTTGGGCTGCGGGTGTGCGTGGCGAAACGCCGGATGGTTTACCTCCGGAAGCGATTGCCAAGGGCGGCCGCATACAAACCGATGAGATTAACCGGGTAAAGGGTTATCAAAATGTATTTGCCATCGGCGATGTGTCATCGGTGACAACCGAAGCCAACCCGATGGGATTTCCTGGTGTAGCGCAGGTTGCACTGCAGCAAGGTAAACAGCTGGCAAAGAATCTAATATCGATAATTCAAAATAAGCCAACAGAGCCGTTTAAATACAAAGACCTGGGTACCATGGCCACTATAGGCCGTAATAAAGCGGTTGCCGATCTAATGCACCTGCGTTTCCAGGGGTTCTTCGCCTGGATCTTATGGATGTTTGTGCATTTGCTTTCCCTGGCTGGTTTCAGCAACAAAACCATTGTATTTTTCAACTGGGCGGTTGGTTATCTTACCCGCAATAGCGACAACCGGCTGGTGATCCACAACTTTGATACCAAGACCATGACCATAGATCCTGTAGCTAAATAG
- a CDS encoding aminopeptidase codes for MKLKLSLVLLLLAQISSAQDLKFARKMVDTLTSSHFWGRGYTNNGMGKAADFLITQLKSYGVKPMSGKSYLQKFNYAVNTFPGKMDVAVNGVTLMPGRDFLVTPDSKGITAEGKLTQTDSSHFVDQANRIVVLLENKLTWSAEQTVLDYTVIQLDKNLQKQIPSSIKVDIESRFASDFKTGNICGLVKGTLHPDSVIIFTAHYDHLGGMGNKTFFPGANDNASGVTQVLSLAKYYGTHPQPYTMAFIFFAGEEAGLLGSKYFTENPLIDLKSIRFLVNLDLEGTGVDGITVVNAAVFPKEFAMLKQVNEKYKYLVNINSRGKAANSDHYLFTEKGVPSFFWYTLGGIKAYHDIYDISATLPMNEYEDMFNLILKFNERLMGR; via the coding sequence ATGAAACTTAAACTTTCGCTTGTCTTGCTGTTGCTTGCTCAAATCTCCAGCGCGCAAGATCTTAAATTCGCCCGTAAAATGGTGGATACGCTTACCTCTTCTCACTTTTGGGGTCGTGGCTACACTAACAACGGTATGGGCAAAGCGGCCGATTTTTTAATTACCCAATTAAAATCCTATGGAGTTAAGCCGATGAGCGGTAAAAGTTACCTGCAGAAATTTAACTATGCTGTAAATACTTTTCCGGGCAAAATGGATGTTGCTGTTAATGGAGTAACGCTGATGCCGGGCCGCGACTTTTTGGTTACACCGGACAGCAAAGGAATAACAGCCGAAGGCAAATTAACCCAAACGGATAGTAGCCATTTTGTAGATCAGGCAAACCGGATCGTCGTTTTACTAGAAAATAAACTCACCTGGTCGGCTGAGCAAACAGTACTGGACTACACCGTAATACAATTGGATAAAAACCTGCAGAAACAAATTCCATCAAGCATAAAAGTTGATATAGAGAGCAGATTTGCATCCGATTTTAAAACGGGCAATATTTGCGGACTGGTAAAAGGCACATTGCATCCCGATTCTGTAATCATATTTACCGCCCATTACGATCATTTAGGCGGCATGGGTAACAAGACCTTTTTTCCGGGTGCAAATGACAATGCCAGTGGGGTAACACAGGTACTAAGCCTGGCTAAATATTATGGGACACATCCTCAGCCTTATACCATGGCTTTCATCTTTTTTGCCGGAGAAGAAGCAGGGTTGTTAGGATCAAAATACTTTACCGAAAACCCGCTGATCGACCTTAAAAGTATTCGCTTTTTAGTAAATCTAGATTTAGAAGGAACCGGCGTAGATGGAATTACCGTAGTTAACGCAGCGGTATTCCCCAAGGAATTCGCCATGCTGAAACAGGTGAACGAGAAATACAAATATCTGGTAAATATCAATTCGCGCGGAAAGGCCGCCAACAGCGATCATTACCTGTTCACAGAAAAAGGAGTGCCATCGTTTTTTTGGTATACTTTGGGTGGTATAAAAGCTTACCATGACATTTACGACATCAGTGCCACCTTGCCCATGAATGAATATGAGGACATGTTTAATCTCATATTAAAGTTTAATGAAAGATTGATGGGTAGGTAG
- a CDS encoding fructose-bisphosphate aldolase, whose amino-acid sequence MDKRTLRETAQRLMAGDKGLLAMDESTPTANKRFEEIGIPQTEEYRRKYREMIVTAPGLGDCISGAILFEETTRQSTKDGVPFIEVLEQAGIIPGIKLDEGAKDMAAFPGEKITEGLDGLRERITGYAALGLKFAKWRAVLTIDKSTPTDGNIYANAHALARYATLCQEAGIVPIVEPEVLMEGDHTIEQCLAATTRVLQIVFEVLISQRVYLEGMILKPNMILPGLDAKEQADAARVAEETITCLLRCVPAAVPGVAFLSGGQSATDASAHLNAMHVSYPELPWALTFSFARAVQQPAMEYWKGLDENVPHAQQLLVERASLNNAARRGEYRKEMED is encoded by the coding sequence ATGGACAAGCGAACACTACGGGAAACAGCACAGCGCCTGATGGCCGGCGACAAGGGCCTGCTGGCAATGGATGAAAGCACGCCAACAGCCAACAAGCGTTTTGAGGAGATCGGGATACCACAAACGGAGGAGTACCGTCGCAAGTACCGGGAAATGATTGTGACTGCCCCCGGCCTGGGGGATTGTATCAGCGGTGCCATTCTATTTGAAGAAACCACAAGGCAGTCTACAAAAGATGGGGTGCCCTTTATTGAGGTGCTAGAGCAAGCCGGCATTATCCCCGGTATCAAGCTGGATGAAGGCGCCAAAGATATGGCCGCCTTCCCCGGCGAAAAGATCACCGAGGGCCTGGATGGTTTGCGCGAGCGGATTACGGGCTATGCAGCACTGGGCCTTAAATTTGCCAAATGGCGTGCCGTGCTTACCATAGACAAAAGCACCCCGACCGATGGAAACATTTACGCCAATGCCCATGCACTGGCCCGTTATGCCACACTTTGCCAGGAAGCAGGTATAGTGCCCATTGTAGAACCAGAAGTGTTGATGGAGGGCGACCATACCATTGAACAGTGCTTGGCAGCGACTACCCGGGTGTTGCAGATCGTGTTCGAAGTGTTGATCAGTCAGCGGGTATACCTGGAGGGCATGATCCTGAAACCGAATATGATATTGCCGGGCCTGGATGCAAAGGAACAGGCAGATGCCGCCAGGGTAGCAGAAGAGACGATAACTTGTTTATTACGTTGTGTACCGGCAGCTGTACCCGGTGTTGCTTTCCTGTCGGGAGGGCAATCAGCAACGGACGCCAGCGCGCATCTGAACGCCATGCATGTGAGCTACCCGGAGTTACCATGGGCATTAACGTTCTCGTTTGCCAGGGCGGTGCAACAACCCGCTATGGAATACTGGAAAGGATTGGATGAAAATGTGCCCCATGCGCAGCAACTGCTGGTGGAGCGGGCGAGTCTGAACAATGCGGCAAGGCGGGGTGAATACCGCAAAGAAATGGAAGATTAG